In Streptomyces camelliae, the sequence CGCCCAGCTTGACCAGGACCTGGGCGGCGACGCCCTCGCCCTCACGGATCAGGCCGAGCAGGATGTGCTCCGTGCCGATGTAGTTGTGGCCCAGCTGAAGAGCCTCGCGGAGCGACAGCTCCAGGACCTTCTTGGCACGGGGGGTGAAGGGGATGTGCCCGGACGGGGCCTGCTGGCCCTGACCGATGATCTCCTCCACCTGCTGGCGGACCGCCTCAAGCGAAATGCCGAGGCTCTCCAGGGCCTTAGCGGCGACACCTTCGCCCTCGTGGATGAGACCCAGGAGGATGTGCTCGGTGCCGATGTAGTTGTGGTTGAGCATCCGGGCTTCTTCCTGAGCCAGGACGACAACCCGCCGCGCGCGGTCGGTGAACCTCTCGAACATCGTTAATCGCTCCTCAGAGCGGTCAGGCAGTGGGGGGAACTTCCCCTCCCTGTCCTTCCGCAGCTTAGTCCCGCAAGCGGGGACCGCTCATTCCAACTGCCGACACCGTCCTTGGCCTCCTGACCCCGAACGCCGACATCTGCTCCAACCTGATGGTGCGAGACGATGTTCCCGCAGGCCAGGCAGTTACCCCCATCGCCAGTACGCCGATGGCGAACGTGAGACGGCCCGTCCTGCGTGTCGCCCCCTCCCACTAGGCATGTCTTACCCGCGGGCACTGACACTCCATGCCGCGCGCCCCCGTTCCCTCCGCTATGGGCGAACAACCTCGCGCCTCCCCGGTCCCCCACGCGCCCCCGTTTTCGACACCATGCGCACTCGGCAGGGCACTCAGCGTAACTTCCGGGTCGCTTCCGCGGTTGCACCGGGCATGGCCGGCCAGGCCCCCGAGAACCACTCGACTCGCACGAGTCCCGGGAATCCCATGAAACCCATGCCGCCCACGGAACCCGCGGGCTCCACGACGCACGCTCCGGCCGCACTGGATGCCCATGCTTCCGTCAAACCGGATGCCGGCGCTCCCGTCGCACCGGGTGTCCCCGCCGTCCATGCCGTCCCCCTTCCCCGTAGGCCGCTCGATCCGTCGGAACCACCGGAAGCGGAGCCCTGTGCTCCGCCGGCGGGCCCGGACGCACGGGCCCGCCGTTGGTACGAGAACGATCTGGGGTGGGCGATCGTGCCCGGACGGCCGCTCCGGCTGCTCACGGGAGTGCGGTTCGACGTCCTGGACGTGCCGGCCGAGGCGGGCGCGGGGGCGCTCCGGCATCTCGCGCCGGGCTCTCCGGTGGCCCTTCGGGGCGACCGGATGGAGCTGCTGGTGGCCGCGGGCAGCGCGGAGGAGCTGCCGGGGCTGCTGGACTGGCTGGAGTGGGGCGCCGTTTCGCTCGATCTGCGGGCCCTGGGCGCGGGCGACGCGCTGGAGGCGCCGGTGCCGCCCCTACCGGGGGCGCGGGAGGCCGGTTCCGTACGGGGGGCCGCTGTGTGGCTGCGACCCCCCGGGCCGGGCCGCGAGGTCGAGGCCTCGCTGCCGGCGCTGCCGGCCATGGGGCGCGAGGGGAGCGCCCCCGATCTCGTGCGACTGGTGGACACGGTGGCCCTGGAGTGTCACCGCGCCCGGCTGCGGCGCGCGTGCGCCGGGCCGCAGGCCGCCCTGCGGCGGGATCAGCCGTTGGCCTTCTCGTAAGCCTCGCGAATGGACGCGGGAACACGACCGCGGTCGTTGACCTCGTAACCGTTCTCCTTGGCCCAGGCGCGGATCGCCGCGGTGTCCTGGTTGCCACCGGAAGCGGCACGGGCCTTTCCACGCCCACCAGAGGCACGGCCTCCGGTGCGACGGCCG encodes:
- a CDS encoding SCO3374 family protein, whose product is MDAHASVKPDAGAPVAPGVPAVHAVPLPRRPLDPSEPPEAEPCAPPAGPDARARRWYENDLGWAIVPGRPLRLLTGVRFDVLDVPAEAGAGALRHLAPGSPVALRGDRMELLVAAGSAEELPGLLDWLEWGAVSLDLRALGAGDALEAPVPPLPGAREAGSVRGAAVWLRPPGPGREVEASLPALPAMGREGSAPDLVRLVDTVALECHRARLRRACAGPQAALRRDQPLAFS
- a CDS encoding histone-like nucleoid-structuring protein Lsr2; protein product: MAQKVQVLLVDDLDGGEADETVTFALDGKTYEIDLTTTNADKLRGLLEPYVKGGRRTGGRASGGRGKARAASGGNQDTAAIRAWAKENGYEVNDRGRVPASIREAYEKANG